A window from Setaria italica strain Yugu1 chromosome VIII, Setaria_italica_v2.0, whole genome shotgun sequence encodes these proteins:
- the LOC101773752 gene encoding putative disease resistance protein RGA3 isoform X2: MKSMREELRKINKDFRDFNFSESGTCTSLERHDEDRETSSRLPEEPIGRNREKQEIINLLSAGTKNDETVIVSIHGLGGIGKSTLAQLIYNDAQFKKYDHRIWVYVSRDFSLKKIGSSIISLIPIEGGQQNRDTLEAINQCLDNLLRGKKVLIVLDDLWEEKDTVLGKLRSMLQVGKGTTIDVIVTTRKEDIARKVSTCTPYKLQPLNDYTCWEIIKRYSRFEDQHYQERLEKIGLDIAKKCGGVALAAQALGYMLQSKDLSGWTEINNSDIWNESFEDNGGVLPSLKLSYERMQPQLRICFSYCAIFPKGHNIAKDDLIHQWISLGFIEPSMGKEYTRQLLGMSFLEVSKLPKTSGDHMKRYAMHDLVHDLATLIMGDELIVSNVASKNNKAHSHKYCRYASVTKYDHIARLSNVLPSKVRALHFSDRGKLDLSCGAFSFAKCLRILDFSGCSGILLPASIGQLKQLKHLTAPGMQNEVLPEFMTELSKLQYLNLNGSSHISALPESMGNLWCLKYLGLSGCSRITKLPGSFGELKCMTHLDMSGCFGIRELPASLGNLTNLQHLDMSRCSGIRELPASLGNLTNLQHLELYKCSNVEAIPESLCGLMHLQYLNLSCCRYITRLPDAIGSLVNLQYLNMSWCCVREFPESFNRLRNLLHLDLSDCYIEKGLAGALHGLTALQYLDMSGVACTQNIWICEDLPVTMRKLTNLKDLKLNSFLGTNLNFISTLTNLEHLDLSSNGFEYLPESIGNLKRLHTLNLKNCWMLESLPESIVYATGLKSVLLDGCRRKFMDQASSLLHYSLTLPLFKVRADDFSAHSNLHVLEGENVVGELHIVSIENVRLLEEARRLNLLTKQNLLSLKLAWTWKSNAYRHLEDKDLLGQLVPPMSLKDLSLEGYSSPSFPGWLMAISHHLPNLTCIELKDLPTCSNLPPLGQLPYLESLRLCNIPNVSKIDGGICGGKGAFPRLAHFIVYIMQGLEEWNTTCPGEDGVEEFMFRMLDVLHVAECPKLRLKPCPPKCREFVIFDCDQVISSLEKVQTSSDRCNSIPTTTRLAISRTRQHQSFRLFHHFPALQKLSFYFCSNLTSLPEGIQQLSSLQSLELRYCHSISALPEWLSDISSLTKLVIKRCDSIKSLPACIQHLTNLQQLVIDGNQELLQWCESEENKAKLAHINISIYE; the protein is encoded by the exons ATGAAGAGCATGAGAGAAGAGCTGAGGAAAATCAACAAGGACTTTCGGGATTTTAATTTCTCAGAGAGTGGCACTTGCACATCTCTTGAGCGACATGACGAGGATCGTGAAACATCATCACGTTTGCCTGAAGAACCAATTGGGAGGAATAGAGAAAAGCAGGAAATCATCAACCTCTTATCCGCAGGTACCAAGAATGATGAGACTGTGATTGTTTCCATCCATGGCCTTGGAGGTATAGGCAAGAGTACTTTGGCACAACTAATTTACAATGATGCACAATTCAAGAAGTATGACCATCGTATATGGGTTTATGTGTCCCGGGATTTCAGTCTAAAGAAAATTGGAAGCTCTATAATTTCTCTAATACCAATAGAAGGAGGCCAGCAGAATAGGGATACACTGGAAGCCATAAATCAGTGCCTAGATAACCTACTCCGTGGCAAGAAGGTTCTTATTGTTTTAGATGACTTATGGGAGGAAAAGGACACTGTGTTGGGGAAACTGAGGAGTATGCTTCAGGTGGGCAAGGGCACTACCATAGATGTCATAGTAACCACGCGCAAGGAAGACATTGCAAGGAAAGTTTCTACATGTACACCATACAAGCTGCAGCCTTTAAATGATTATACATGCTGGGAAATAATTAAGAGATATAGCAGGTTTGAAGATCAACATTACCAAGAAAGATTAGAGAAGATAGGATTGGACATTGCAAAGAAATGTGGAGGTGTGGCATTAGCAGCTCAAGCACTTGGATACATGCTACAGTCCAAAGACCTGTCCGGATGGACTGAAATAAACAACAGTGATATCTGGAATGAATCTTTTGAAGATAATGGTGGTGTGCTACCATCCTTGAAGTTGAGTTATGAAAGGATGCAACCACAGCTAAGGATATGCTTTTCTTATTGTGCCATATTCCCAAAAGGCCATAATATTGCTAAAGATGATTTGATTCACCAATGGATTTCTCTTGGTTTTATCGAGCCATCGATGGGGAAGGAATACACCAGGCAACTTTTGGGCATGTCCTTCCTTGAAGTTTCAAAGTTGCCCAAG ACATCGGGAGATCATATGAAGCGGTACGCTATGCACGACCTGGTGCATGATCTGGCAACATTAATCATGGGTGATGAGTTAATTGTTTCTAATGTTGCATCGAAGAATAATAAAGCACATAGCCATAAATATTGTCGTTATGCATCGGTTACCAAATATGATCACATAGCAAGGTTATCCAATGTTTTACCCTCAAAGGTGAGGGCACTTCATTTCTCAGATAGAGGCAAGCTGGATCTCTCTTGTGGGGCATTTTCATTTGCAAAGTGCTTGCGTATTTTGGATTTTAGTGGATGCTCTGGTATACTGTTGCCAGCCTCTATTGGGCAACTGAAGCAGCTGAAGCACCTTACTGCTCCAGGAATGCAAAATGAAGTTCTCCCAGAGTTTATGACTGAGCTATCAAAACTACAGTACCTGAACCTGAATGGATCTTCTCACATTTCCGCACTACCAGAATCAATGGGCAATCTCTGGTGTCTGAAATATCTGGGTTTGTCAGGTTGTTCTCGCATAACAAAACTGCCAGGATCATTTGGTGAATTAAAATGTATGACGCATCTTGACATGTCAGGTTGTTTTGGGATAAGAGAATTGCCAGCCTCACTTGGCAATCTCACAAATTTACAGCATCTTGACATGTCACGTTGTTCTGGGATAAGAGAACTGCCAGCCTCACTTGGCAATCTCACAAATTTACAGCATCTTGAGTTATATAAATGCTCTAATGTCGAAGCGATTCCTGAATCTTTGTGTGGTCTCATGCATCTCCAGTATTTGAACTTATCATGTTGTCGTTATATCACACGGCTACCAGATGCTATAGGCAGCCTGGTCAATCTACAGTATTTAAACATGTCATGGTGTTGTGTCAGGGAATTTCCAGAGTCATTCAACAGGCTCCGTAATTTGTTGCATCTAGATTTGAGTGACTGCTATATTGAGAAAGGCTTAGCGGGAGCTCTGCATGGCCTCACCGCGTTACAATATCTGGATATGTCAGGCGTGGCGTGCACGCAGAATATTTGGATATGTGAAGATCTACCTGTAACTATGAGAAAACTCACCAATCTTAAGGATTTGAAATTAAATTCTTTCCTTGGTACCAATCTTAATTTTATAAGTACACTTACCAATTTGGAGCATCTAGACCTATCATCGAACGGATTTGAGTATCTACCAGAAAGTATTGGTAATCTCAAAAGGCTGCATACACTGAATCTCAAGAATTGCTGGATGCTCGAGTCCCTCCCAGAGAGTATAGTCTATGCAACTGGACTGAAGTCTGTACTGCTGGACGGGTGCCGACGCAAATTTATGGATCAGGCCAGTTCTTTATTGCACTATTCACTAACATTACCACTTTTTAAGGTTCGTGCTGATGACTTCAGTGCTCATAGCAATCTGCATGTGCTCGAGGGTGAAAATGTCGTCGGTGAGTTACATATAGTTTCTATTGAAAACGTACGACTTCTAGAGGAAGCACGGAGACTTAACCTTTTGACCAAACAGAATCTGTTGAGCTTGAAACTGGCTTGGACATGGAAATCGAATGCTTATCGACATCTGGAGGACAAGGATTTGTTGGGACAACTAGTGCCACCAATGAGCCTGAAGGACTTGAGTCTAGAAGGTTATAGCAGTCCGAGCTTTCCTGGTTGGCTCATGGCAATTTCTCATCATCTCCCTAATCTTACTTGTATTGAATTGAAGGATCTGCCTACATGTAGCAACCTACCACCACTTGGACAGTTACCGTACTTAGAAAGCCTACGTCTCTGTAATATACCCAATGTTTCAAAAATTGACGGGGGCATCTGCGGTGGCAAAGGAGCATTTCCCCGACTAGCACACTTCATAGTATATATTATGCAAGGATTGGAGGAGTGGAATACAACATGTCCTGGCGAAGATGGTGTGGAGGAGTTCATGTTCCGTATGCTAGATGTACTGCATGTAGCTGAATGTCCAAAGTTGAGGTTGAAACCATGCCCACCCAAATGTCGTGAGTTCGTAATATTTGATTGCGACCAAGTTATATCTTCACTGGAGAAGGTACAAACCAGCAGCGATCGCTGCAACTCTATCCCAACCACCACCAGACTGGCTATCAGCCGGACAAGACAGCACCAGAGTTTCAGGTTGTTTCACCACTTCCCTGCCCTCCAGAAGTTGAGTTTCTACTTCTGTTCAAATCTGACGAGCTTGCCGGAGGGCATACAACAACTCTCCTCCCTTCAGTCGCTCGAGTTGAGATATTGTCACAGCATATCAGCACTGCCAGAATGGCTGAGCGACATCTCCTCTCTTACAAAGCTCGTCATCAAGCGCTGTGATAGCATCAAGTCTTTGCCTGCATGTATACAGCACCTCACCAACCTCCAGCAGTTAGTTATTGATGGGAACCAGGAACTACTGCAGTGGTGCGAGTCAGAAGAGAACAAGGCTAAGCTCGCACACATTAACAT ATCGATTTATGAGTAG